Genomic window (Fusarium oxysporum f. sp. lycopersici 4287 chromosome 11, whole genome shotgun sequence):
AGAAGCATGTTACGTTGTTCTATACACCTTTCCCAACACAGGCGGTGTGTATGCAGCTACCGTAATAGCAGGAGGTTTCTCAATCGCTTGGTAAGCACATAAACCCTGTCTCCTTCGTGTTCTGACGGAATAGGTATACAATGATGTGGCCATGGAGAGTCCAAACCACAGACGGAGCCACCGGTTCAGCTTTTGCCATTGCATTTGCCAATAGCTACGGGCAGATTGGAGGCGCAGTTGGATCACAGCTGTTCAATTCGCGCTTTGCACCTAGGTATACCACGTCATTTGGAATCGCTATGGGCTTTATTGGTATGGCTATTATCATGAATGTTATCACTTGGTCGTTTACTTGGAAAGTTGATGTTGCGACGAGACGGCTTAAGAGGGCAAGGGATGCTGCTGCGAAGAGGAATGAGGCTATtctggatgatgttgacatTCATGCCAAGGCCTGATTCTGACATCGACATATCCGGCTTGATCTTCGGCTACGAGAAGAGAATATCAAGGAAGCCAGACTGCAATCATGAACTCATCAGCCTTTTTATATTCACACCACAGCAAGTTTCATCATTACACAAGACTCTTCTCAAAAACCCGATACTCTGTCGGTCCAGCAAGCAAGTTCACCAAGTCAGGATAATCATCCGCAAAGTTCCCCAACTTAACAAGCTCATATCCCATCCTCGTATACCACCCTAGCAGCCTCGCCTTCCCATCATGATGAAACGTCATCGGTACAAGAATCTCTAGCTGCATCGTCGTACACCCTCTTCGTCTGCATTCATCTTCCGCAAAGACCGCTAGTTGTCGCCCTGTACCAGTGCCTTGGTACTGTGGGTCAAGTGCCAACATGCCGAACTCTCCGAGGGTGGGTGTTATGAGTTTGACGAAGACGCAGCCGATGGGCTCGTTATTTGGTTGGAGGTAAGCGACCGCGAGTTGGCCGTTGCTTAAGAATTTGGCGATTTCAGCGGTGGAGGTCCGTTGGTATGATGGGATGAAGATATCTGACTCGGCTTTCGTGTAGGCAGTGTTGACAATATCAGTCAGGGCTGATACGAGACTTTTATCCTCCGCATCGGAGCCTGGGGGTATTTTCACGACAATTTGCGGCTTCGTCATGTtggatgttggtgttgaatgCGAAGCCCGTcataaaaaaaaagaatgtCAGGGTTTAATTATAATGCTTTGCAAACTCCTTCGGTAGTTGTAGTGAGAACTATAATCTCACACGTCAGACTTTGTCTCACGTAAAACAGCGCAGGTGGAGATTTCCACTTTGTTGGCGGCCCGTGTGATATTACGCTTTTGGGGAATTATGTACGGCGAGCTTCTTATTGCCAGTAGCTCTATTTTGCTTGTAACATCGACTGAGTGCTAGCTCTTTAAAAGGAAAGACTGCCGATACATACTCTGGCCTCTCACAACTGTTACCTATCGATAAAAAAATAGCGAACACACCCAGAATCGATATATcctccaacaccaccattCTTCCTTGCACAAGAATTAGCACTGTAATGCCTCATTCTTCAGGTGACAATCATCAGCATGCTCACTCCGGGGCCGCCTGGCTTAAAATTCCCGAGATGAATTCAATCGAGAAATATGGCCAaatgaagagctcgagatgCAGACAACTACTCTTTCTATATTTCTCCTCCGTCTGGGATAATCGGACCTATCCGACCAGGGTTTTCTGATTTGTCTCTCTGGTGGGCGATCCCTGCTGTTTGTATCAGCATGTCAGCATGAGGCACGGTGGCCTGAGAACATCTCATGCTGACCTTCACTTTGCTCTTGCTCTTCCAACAAAGCTTATTTCAAAATGGCTTCTCTAGAATGGCTACTTGATCTGCGCGCCGTCGCAAAAGCCTCCAGCAGCGGTATCATCACTGACGATGCACCTCTCGAGAATCAGCTTCCACCAAGCAAAGACCCATGGTATTCTGCCCCCGATGACTGGGAGATCAGACAGCCTGGCGATGTTCTCCGCATTCGTTCTGCATCGAGCCTCACCAATGTTGTCGAGGGCTCAGCAGCGGTCTACCATATTCTTTACCGCTCAACAGATTCAAGGGGCCAGGCATCATGGGCTGTTACTACGCTCTTCGTTCCAAACTCATTTTATTGTTCCCCATCAGGCAAAGCAGCGATACTATCGTATCAGTTCGCATACAATACATGCAACGTCGACTCTAGCCCATCGTTCGCTTTATCTGGAGTGATGGCAAAAAGCGAAACCGAAATCTTTGGTATCAAGTCGAGCACTTCTCTAATCACTGAGATGCTGTCATTCGGGTGGATCATCAACACTCCAGATCACCTTGGGCCGACCGCTGCATTTGGCGCAAGTGTTCAAGCAGGCCATGCGTCCCTCGACGCTTTACGCGCTGTTAACAAACTTCTCAATCTGAGAAAGCACCCGGGTTTTAACACTGCAATCTGGGGATACAGCGGGGGCTCGATTGCTACATTCGCCGCGGCTGAGTTACAACCATCTTATTCACCAGATCTCAGTATCTCAGCAGCGGTTGTCGGCGGTCTCGTGGATGACATTTCCGCCGCCCtggacaagatcaacaagagTCCGATCGCTGGCACTCTGATTGCCCTTTTGATAGGAATTACTGCGCAATATCCCGAGGCACGAGCTTATCTGGAAAGCTGTCTTGTCCCAGAGATGAAAGACGAGTTTATGGCAGCAGTGAACACCGAAGTCACTCAAAATGTCGGCAAATACGCAGGGAAAGACATATACACTTTCTTCAAAGGTGGAAGTGCGGAATTAAGAGCTCCGATTTTACAAGAACTCTACGATAAGCAATCAAAGCTGGGATACAGAGACACGCCCACGATGCCCATGTTTCTGTACAAGGCTATACAGGATCAGTTCTGCACTATAGACCTTACTGATGCGACGGTTGATAGACTCTGTGAGAAAGGAGCGGACATTAAGTTTGAGAGGAATACGGTGGGGAACCATGTTTCTGAGATTGAGAACGGAAAGCCAAGAGCGTTTTGGTTTCTGTGGAGTATCTTTGATGAGTCGTACAAGTCTCCTGCATCGAAGCGGAATGTGGTAGATGTCACGGTTGATGTTTCTTCACAGAATAGGTGAGCATGGTTAGAATATGGCCGTTATCTAGCACATATCAAATCTCATAAAGGTGCAATCCTTCCCTTCTCCATAGGCAAATCCGTCCCCCTCCAAACCCTTACATCCTCTCCAGGTTCACATGTTCTCGCAACCCAATTCTCAACTCTTTCAACACCCCACATAATCGTAAACAGATTGATCAGCATCGGATCTACATCCGAAGCCTTTGCACTCAGGAACAGACCCTCGCAGTCTAGACTACATATGAAGAGTGGATCTGCCTTCCGACATGCTGCTGCCCATGCAAAGCCGGTTTTAGCTTCCCATAGGTCTTTATGAGCCGTGAAGTAGATACCGCCATGACATTCAGCCCATTTCTGTTTAAGTGTAAGGTACACTCCGATAGTCGATGTTGCCATTAGCCATATGCGACGGATACTCTCTGAAAGAACCCAGGAACGCCACTTTCGGGGTAGCGGGTCACCGTCGAAGATGGAGTCCAAAACGATGCCATTGGCAGAGGCAGCAGCTGCTGAGTTGTCACCGCCATCGCAAGGTAGGCCAATATCTGGGTCGCGAAGAGCGGCTTCCCAGAGCTGGCGAGTCCATGACAAAAGGGTTTGTATCTGCTGTTCTGCATTGGCTCTCGCTCCAATGGAAGGTGAGAACAGCGCTAGAACAAGGTGGACGAATAACGCCTGGGTTCGAGAGAGGTGCTCACGAATGCCAATCGTCGCTTCAGGACCAGCGAGGTCCGGGCAATATGCCTTGAGTAATGCCGATACTTTCGATGCCAGTAGCTCATCAATGACCGTCTCATTCGCGGGTGTTTTGGAGTTATGCAGAACAATGCATGTGAATGCATCCTGTATTGTTGATGGCAGCCCGGCATCGGCGTAGAGTTGGTTGTGTATGAACGGGCTGTGAGAGTTGGTGACCCATTCAGTAAAGAACTCATGAATACCGTGGACATAATTCATACAGACCGAGTTTGGGAATGATGGTGTCGTAAAAGGGATGTGACGAACGGCCCATGCATCAGGTCTGAGGAAGAAATCGACAGCATCCTTCTGGCTGGAGACTGTCTCACTGCTCGTCGCGGGCGAGTCGTCTGGCAATTCAGCAGCAGGGAGAGTGTCCCAATTGCTCAAACTTGCCGCCCACTGAGTGAGGTCTATCAAGCCATTatctggtgttgagaaagGTATTTGCATCAGACTCGGTGGTCCGACACTGAGTCTGCTTTGACTCTCTCCGCCATTATCCGCTCCTGGTGCTGACGAGTGCAGCCTCTTTCGCTTCGTAGGCGGATATCGGCATTCAACGTCCCGATCATTGCAGCGCCCGCATATCGGTTGAGCTTTGTCACATTTCCGCTTTCCGTTCGTGCACGAATAGCACGCCTTGAGCTTTGTCGCAGAACCCATTGTGATTATGTTGATGCCGGAAGATTGCGGGTTTCTGGAGTTGGCTGCGGGGGAGATTTAGGGAGATCGGATTACCGTTAGCGACCTTTGTCAGCTGTCATGCGGAGATTCTGCGGGCTTTTGGCGGAAACCCCTCCGAGATAAGCTTATTGCTCCTGGAAATTTAGCGCTTTCGGAAAAGCAGGTGGGTTTCTGGCGGGTTTCCATGGATTCGGTTGCAAAGTTCCGACATGTCAAGATTATGTTATAATTCATGACGCGACAACTGGAACAACCCGAAGATTTGTATATAATGGATGAGTATCCAACTATCGTAAGCTATAAATCCAGATCTCATCATTAATTAATTTGCCTTCAATATCCAAATACATTGCAACAGCTTTCCAATATGCCTTCCGCAGCAGAGACTAGGCCCGAGGAAAACCCTTGGGAGAATGTCGAGGCACCTACCAACGGCAGCAATCTCATAACCAAAGTACATCGCGAGTCATATGAGGCGATCTCACCCACCCGATCTGAGCTTTCTCAGGCTGGCCATACTGTACTTGTCGCTGGAGCCTCTACTGGAATTGGCTTCAGCATTGCCGAGTCGTTTGCCGCAGCTTCTGCGACtcgtctcatcatcatcggccgACGCCAGGACGCGTTGGATAAAGCTGCCTCTAAGATCAAGACGAGGTACTCCAACGTTGAGGTCATCCCGACTATCAACGACTTTTCTGACGAGGATGCCACACGAGAATTCTGGAAGAAACTCGCAGAAGATGGTatctttgttgatgttctcgTTTTGAGTGCTACGAAAGTGTGGCTGCCCAATACTATTCTTGGACTCGGATATGAGACCTTCAAGGATGGACTCGGTGTGAATCTTGTTGCTCCATATCTTTGGACTAGCTTGTTTCATAAGCAGCGAGAAACCGACCCCTCGCGAAAGCTGGTAAGCTGATGAGCCCTCATGACACATGTTGTTGTATAATCTTACCCCGTCCAGGTTCTTCTCAACTTGTCCAGCATTGCAATTCATAATACCCAGATGTCTGTTCCCATTCCTCTATACTCACTCACCAAGAGCGCTGGGACAATGATGATGCAGCACATCGCCATGACCGTCCCCTCCAGCGAGATGCAGGTCATCACCTTTGAGCCAGGACTACACTATACTGAATCATTCGAACGTTTCACCGATGAGAACAGTTTCAAGTGGGATGATAGTATGTACTGATTCTCATAAACCTATACCATACTGACAAAGGTGCAGTCAAACTACCAGGCGATTTTGCTGTTTGGGCAGCGTCTGAAGAAGCCGAGTTCCTCCACGGTCGGTTTGTGTGGGCCAAGTGGgatgtcgatgagctcaaAACGGGACCTCTTCggaagaagatcgagagtGACGCTTCGCTTTTCAGAGTTGGCGTCAATGGATACTGAATTAGAAGCGAGATATCGAGTATAACTTTTCAAATCTTCGTTCAGACAGAAGACTTTTAACTTAGACTGTAAAGGTGAAAATTTAAGGATTGAACAGTAAATTCATCATTATATTAGCGCCGAGATTTGTTACGTGCCTGACATCTTGGGCAGTACATGGGTGGCGAGTTGCCAATCTCAATCGTAACAGTGCCTATTAAAAAGACGCTCTCACAAGCTGAGCACTTGTATTCCTCAAGTTCTTCCCATTTCCCATGCATGAAACGAATAATATCGGCAGCGAGATCAGGGTTATCGCTCAGTGTTTCACAAAATGCGTCCCAACTCATCAGCGTCCCAATATTGTTGAAAGCTACCTGCACAGTGATATCGCGTAATCCCCTATCCTCCGGAGGCGTGGTCGTATACGCAAATGCTATTGCAACTGGGAAGTCATCCGTCTTCCAATTCTCATCAATGCTGGCGCGAAACTTCGTCGCAGAGAGTCTCTTCAGAGCTTCAATCCCATACTTGTCAGCAATCTGATAGACCTTGGCATGGAACATCATAGCTGACGAATCAGCTGGCGACTCGTAATCGAAACAATAGAGGAAAAGTGTCATCGCCTCGACTATAGGCGGATCAAAATCCAGAATGTCAATCACTCGCTCTGAGCTTTCCTTTTATTTGTTAGACTTGGTTGGTTGCGTGGAAAAAAGTACTTCTCAAACCTTCCATGGTCCATCGAGCTGCTTTCTGAAATACTCGGAGTGGCAAAAGAGAATAAGACTGTGGACTGAGAAATACCGACCTTCGCATCTGATCGTGGCATCGGAAAGAGTTGTATTGTTGAAGTAGCTGTTTTTATTACTCGCTGGTATGTCGGGGTGAAGATATAAGAACATACTTCTTCAATGAAGCGCCAAATTCTTCATATGGCGGTGACTGCATCTTTGCGCCAGGGAGCAGTCGACTCTGATATTTCCAGGGCAAAATAGACGGTGTACGTATCCGgggggaaaagaagaagggggaGGGGGCAAAGGAACGATGCCCTTTTCTTATGTTTAGACACAATGGTAGGCCTCCCGCAGGAACTTCAGCCACAAATTGAGGTCACTGCGGGGCTTCTGGACGACTCGATATAGATTTCATGTAGATTAACATCTTAGTTCATTGGAAAATAAACGAATTGTACTTTGACTAAACAGAAATATTTACTAGTGCACTGGAAGATGTAAATAAGCTTCTACTGCTGTATCGTGCCCTTATCACCTGTGTTGGTAGCCTAAAGCCTAACCTTATAGGCAGCAATCGACTACATAGCCTACTGCTGGGATATCGGGTAAAAACATTGCGAGAGGTAAAGACCAGTTCAATGGGCCGGGCTGATGGTGCAGGCTTCGACCTCTGGCGTGGAAACATGCTCCCAGATCCGATGTGACAAGGACTTTCCAGTGAAGATGGAAGTCTATTATGTGGGTAGTTGGTATGCTGCCTGAATGGTGTTTTTGAGAGTGTTATTCTGAGTTGATAGACCTGACAGCTCATGCTTGTATTGCGCGCCTTACACAGACCATGGAAGAATGGACAGGTGCGGTGAGATTTTTACAGAGACTTTCTTTCCAGGAGAACTTGATCCGGCGGTGCCTCTTCTTTAAGTTCATAGTCCATTGCTTGCCAAATTGCCAGTCCTGCCAAGGAACTATTCATAGTCATTGACTGAGCATGGAAGTCCGCCACTGGAATCATCAAAAGCACAGTCCCTTGCAACGTGCCAGATACATCTTGACGTAAATCTGATCTCAAGGCTCCTTCATTCTGTCTCTTGTCTTTTTACGCGGATGCGAAAAGGAGGCGTGAAGCGACGATCCGCGATTGGGGTTATAGCCGCTGACTTCCGATAAGGCGAAGTTTTGTATGTAGGAGTGAGATGTCTTGGATAAACCGGCAGATCGTCACTTGGCAGATGTGGTCGCCGCTTATCTGCAATTAAACGAGTGGAGCCGATGTCCCGAAAGTAAGCTGCCAAGTATGGGGGCCAAGACTTCAGGAGAAGGCTTCGAGAAGATCGTAGAGTAAGCTATTGTGAACTAGTTCGTAGAATGCTTGGCTTTGTACAACCCAATGGAGAAATGACGCCTTATTCTTGTTATGCAAGAAGATATGTAGAACATAGATGTATCAGCTATTCACGATCTAAGTTTTGCGAAGCTGGTCGGCAACCTCTTGTGTAATTACCATGCTCAGTAACTGTATTACTACCAGATGTTTCAGCTCCAGCCATTGAGATCATAAAGCTTACTATTAATTTCGTCTTTGCTATAGATGTGGACATTGCTGGACTTGGCAAGCAAGGAAGATGCATGATCATGTTGCGTCTTGTCTTGTATCGTGAGAtttccttctcagcttcgGCGATCCTGAGTCCTTGGCGGCTTATGGGATGATCTATACTGTATAGGACAGCTAAATGGATTAATAGGAGAATCAACTGACGAAGGATGACTATAAAGCCCAGAGCAGAGcgcctcaatctcaacatcaaccacATTCATTCACTCACTCAACCTTTCAGTCTTTCAAAACTATTCAGCAAATTCATTCACCATGCTCGTCAAAAgccttctctcttcttcccttctcctGGCCATCGCCCAAGCTGGTCCAACCATCTCTGGCCAAGGCCTCGCCAAGCGCAATGGCTTCCCAGTCTGCGACGACACCTCCAGGACCTACGAAGGTCCCTACACCGATGGCGAAGGAACCTACGTGACTTCCGACCGAACCACCCATCCCTACAAATTCCCCAAAATCCGCAAATGCTGGTACGACTACttcgtcctcgagacctcCAAGGAGTATACCCCATGGCAGAAGGCCTCCGGCAACATTTACTGCACCGGCACTCAAGTCTGTACTGCCACCAAGCTCGTCGGAAACGAGGTCTGCCAGGAGAGGTCTGACAGCGTGAGTGTCAGCGTCGGCGGTGAGATCGAGGGCttcagtcttggtcttgacttCACGACTACCGACACCGAGTCCAAGTGTGTGCAGGCTCAGGACCTGACTGCTTGTACTTGGGATGATGGCGCTTGTCATACTGTTTGGACCCAGCAGGAGGTCATGAGGCAGAAGGGATATCGTCGACAGAGGTGTAACTGGGGTAATGGGGATGAGACTCAGTGCATGGATAACTGGGAGCAGACTACTCCCTCTGACTTCATTGACTATGGTTGTGGGTCCAAGTGCACCGATACCAACGAGTGCGGCAACACTGATGGCAAACCTTGCTCTAAGTAACCTTTGAGTTATGAGTTTGGCGAAGGGTTCAAGGGTAgtatttctttcttctcatcatcttgatgATATATACTTTAGTAGATCTTGGGGCACTTTTGGGTATTTAATGGATTGCAACAAAGTTGGGATGGCTAGCTAGAACATAGATACTCCGCATAAGAGCGATCAAATCTTAGATAGCGGCAAAATCTGAAGATCATCCCTACTCAAATCCCTCACACTCTTCTTCCCAGCATTCGCAAGCATATTATCCATATCCGCCAACAAACACTTCAACACATGCTCAACACCCTCCTGTccaccagcagcaagacCATAAGCATACGGCCTTCCAATGCAGACCGCCTTTGCACCAAGAGCCAACGCCTTCAGTACATCTGAACCAGTTCGAACACCACTGTCAAACATGATGGTCAGATTTGagtccttgaccttcttgtcCGCAGCGATATCCGCCAGTGCATCCAGGGATGCTATAGCGCCGTCGAGTTGGCGGCCTCCGTGGTTGGAAACGATGATGCCGTCGATGCCGTGCTCAATAGCAAGATGGGCGTCCTCAACTGTCTGGATTCCCTTGAGAACAATCGGTCCGTCCCAGAGAtccttcaagatcttcaggTCGTTCCACGAGCGATATGTTCCAGAGTTTATCACATCAATCCAAGCTTTCGATTTGATCAGAGTCTTTGCATTAGCGAGAACCCTCGCAGCGCCGTAGACAGTCCCAGGTCGTCTCATAATCGTCCAGAGCTCAGAAAGCTTCTCGGCAATACTTCGCGAATCATTCTTCTGCATCTCATCAAACAACTTGTTGAACACAGGATCCGAAAAGCCAATCTGACATCCCTGGCCCCAGATGAACGGCAAGTAGGACGTGTCGAGGTCTGTAGGTCTCCAGCCAAGTGAGAAGGTATCCAGCGTGACAACGAGGACCTTGTAGCCTGAAGCTTTTGCGCGCGCCAGAAGACTAGCTGTGACTTCCTCAAACTGCGGCTTCGGCCAGTAGAGCTGATACCATCGATCGCCATCCGCATTCGCCTCGGCGACCTCCTCGATTGTGCGCGTCGCAGCAGTCGATAGAATCATCGGCATGCCGACGTTATGGCACGCCCTCGCCGTAGCCTCCTCCGCATCAGGGTGCAAGATACTCTGCACGCCAATAGGCGCTACAAGCAGCGGGCTCTTGTACTTTGTACCGAATagctcaacatcaacatcgcGCCTGGTGACATCGACAAGGAAACGCGGTTTCAACCGATATCGGCTGAACGCTTCACTATTGGCTTTCGCAGTAGCAGCACTGCTAGCTGAACCGTAGACGTAGCCAAAATTGGTAGCGGGGATCTTTTCCTTGGCTAGGGACTCCCATTCTGTGGGgtttgttgagaagattggtGGACGGAAGGATTGGTAGATGTCGCGCtggaagttggagaagctggTTGGGTCTGGGATTGAGAATGGTTGGCTCAGCCTCTTGGGTTCAACCTCATCTGCCATTTTGAGGTTCAATAGGAGTTTTGTTCAATTTACAGGTGGTTTTAGATGGTTTTGGGGGGTGTTTAGAATTAAGTTGAGGTGAGTGAGACGCGCCTCGGATCTTCCCTAGTCTTTCTCCTCACCTAAAACGTGCCGAGGTTGCCGATCCTTCAATCCTTCGCTAGAACGTCATGTTACATTTTGCGGAGATCCCATGCCAGCAGCATTCAGTAACACCAGAACTCATCGAAATGCGGTATTGTATTATCGTTATCGATAGACTTTGCCGCGCATTAAGCCGTACGTTGCTATTGAAGTAATGGCTACATCGATAACAGAAACCTCATTTGAGATGCCATTCAATGTTGCAGTTCTGACCTCATAGTGGCATCATATAGCTTCATCTGTGGATTTTGTCAAGTCTACCACTGAGCCTAGATCTCCCATTCTCTAATTATCCCAACCTCATCAAGTAGTTGAGAATCTCTTGAGCAGCCATTTGCCGACCCTCCCATTCCGGATGACGACTCGCACCCTCCTCTGCCCTCTTTCGCATCCCCGCGGACTCAGGTCCGAATAAAATCTCCAACAACGCCTCGGCGAGCTCGTCCTCTTGCCATCGGGGCTTCGCCTCCTTATTCGCCCAAAGCCCAATGCCGAGTAGCTCAACACGGTTCGCGAAATCGTAACAGTCCGTCCAAGCAGGTAGAAGCGCCTGAGGGATGCCAGAACTAACCATGTTGTCAGAAGACGCGACACATTTTCGGGAATGAACTCACCATAGCGCCTCGTAGAAGGAATTAGCTCCCCCGTGACTCACAGAACAAACGATGTTTTGCGATCCCAGGACAGATTTTGGTTCAGCAACAAGCCAGTCCGTGAGACGCACCCTGTCTGATTTGATGTAAGCCTGTAGTTCATCAGTCACCAGAGCCCATTCGCCGGTATAAGTGTCTCGCTTTGGGGCGTTGCCTTCTTCGTCAGGTACGCGTCCTAGCTTCCACAAAATTTGACGAGGCTTCCCCGCAGAATGCAGTGTATCAGCGTGTTCGAGGACCTTTCTGAAGGCTTTGGACATTTGATGAGCTTCAGTGGGATTCGATTTGTGATGCGTGCCCAGATTGACGTATATAGTTGAACCTTGGCTGAGCCATTCGGCTAAACCTGCGTCAACTTCCCTGATAGGCGGAGCAGCTCGTATGATGGGACCGCACGATGTCAGCTGTGGGGGTATGATACTGAACGGGTAGTCTATATCAGGACTACTGGCCACGAGGATAGGAAGATTTGGCGGCGCTGGCCTCAAAACGCCTAGTTCCATCATTGTCATGAGCGAGATGGAAGGGTCTATCTCATCTCTAAGAATCTCAGTCGTCTTTTTCAGTCGGGTATCTGTGAGTAGAGTGTAGCCAGCCACAAAGCCAAAGTAAATATTCCATGGAATGAGGCTCCACGGTATAGGATAAGGCAAGGCCGAGCAAGCACTACTAGGGTTAGTCAAGTGTTTTCATCTGTAGTTGGAGGGATCACTTGCATGGGGTACTTCCACAGAGCAGCTAGTTTTGGCTGCACCGGAACTGCAAACTCTTTAATCGTATTCGGCGAAAGGACCATCCACCTGGCACCTCGGTAATGACAAAAGGTCAAGCCTTGGGTAAACAGCGGTTCAAC
Coding sequences:
- a CDS encoding hypothetical protein (At least one base has a quality score < 10), which encodes MASLEWLLDLRAVAKASSSGIITDDAPLENQLPPSKDPWYSAPDDWEIRQPGDVLRIRSASSLTNVVEGSAAVYHILYRSTDSRGQASWAVTTLFVPNSFYCSPSGKAAILSYQFAYNTCNVDSSPSFALSGVMAKSETEIFGIKSSTSLITEMLSFGWIINTPDHLGPTAAFGASVQAGHASLDALRAVNKLLNLRKHPGFNTAIWGYSGGSIATFAAAELQPSYSPDLSISAAVVGGLVDDISAALDKINKSPIAGTLIALLIGITAQYPEARAYLESCLVPEMKDEFMAAVNTEVTQNVGKYAGKDIYTFFKGGSAELRAPILQELYDKQSKLGYRDTPTMPMFLYKAIQDQFCTIDLTDATVDRLCEKGADIKFERNTVGNHVSEIENGKPRAFWFLWSIFDESYKSPASKRNVVDVTVDVSSQNR